Below is a genomic region from Eupeodes corollae chromosome 1, idEupCoro1.1, whole genome shotgun sequence.
aaaactttcgatGATAATGCGTGTTTTTGACGTTCTTTCTTTTCGGGCGTGTGTATGTATTCACAAAAgtatatttcatcaaaaaactaaGGGTAATGATGTCACCTGGTTTCAGTCCTTCTTCAGGTGTGaagttcaatttgattgttacGTTATTGGACTTTCTCCAAGTggtgaatctataaaaaaataagagaaacaacatagaataagaatttccaattcgatttttttgttttttactttggttcctttcgttgaacttttattcgAAGTAATCATTCGCCGTTCTTCTTCCTTGGTTGGCAGTTTCATAATGGTTGTGGTCATATGGTACATCGTTGGGTTAGTAAGCTTGAGGATCAATTCAGTGGACGTGCCAGGCTTCAGTGGCTTTTCACAACGCACAAGCAGAACGTCTGGCACATGGTAGTTAGCAAACAATTGAATGCGATACTTGATCGATCCAAGATGATACTCCGGCTTGATGACATTGTGTTCGCATTCTGCTACGAATAGGGGTTGTTCACTGTGAATGGTTGATCGGCAGCTGCTGAATTGTCGtgactataaagaaattaattttcattatataaGGAAATCTGAAATGGAAGttgacttactttttttgatgttgattttctgTGTGAAAATCGATGGATTCAACTCGCCGACATCGTCAGTAGCTGCCGAGAGACTGATCTGAATCTGTTTGGCTTCTTGGGGATTCTTGTCGGGCCAGCTCATTTGCCTCCGAATGATTGGCACC
It encodes:
- the LOC129944677 gene encoding uncharacterized protein LOC129944677, whose amino-acid sequence is MFLTTDTAHCFCMYFSTAIAAAGVDGGGVTIKTIRNNTTKSMMQVEVLPCNSRPLTPFPINCSSSSRCKEYYQSAVLQEKQTKQEYNRRKTPKNVQPDRTGLTVPIIRRQMSWPDKNPQEAKQIQISLSAATDDSRQFSSCRSTIHSEQPLFVAECEHNVIKPEYHLGSIKYRIQLFANYHVPDVLLVRCEKPLKPGTSTELILKLTNPTMYHMTTTIMKLPTKEEERRMITSNKSSTKGTKIHHLEKVQ